The Shewanella sp. KX20019 genome window below encodes:
- the aceB gene encoding malate synthase A gives MAEQITIDNGVVENELAINASTVDGQETVLTVGALSLLKTLCKHFASDVPSLLVDRKIKQGLVDKGQLPDFLEQTKAVRDSEWKIRGIPDDLQDRRVEITGPVDRKMVINALNANAKVFMADFEDSLAPSWDKVVEGQINLRDAITGNISYTSAETGKSYTLAADPAVLICRVRGLHMLEKHVSYAEQAIPAALFDFCIYFYNNYRQLLSKGSGPYFYIPKLESHLEARWWAKVFAFVEQRFCLPPGTIKCTCLIETLPAVFEMDEILYELRSNIVALNCGRWDYIFSYIKTLNNHSDRILPDRQSVTMDTPFLSAYSRLLVKTCHKRGALAMGGMAAFIPTKDPIANQQILDKVRQDKQLEARNGHDGTWVAHPGLADTAMEVFNEYIGEDHVNQLHITRDVDAPILAHELLSACKGERTEDGMRRNIRIALRYIEAWINGNGCVPLYGLMEDAATAEISRTSIWQWIKHQQQLSNGTLVTKSLFKEMLLQELAQVKEEVGADRFTHGRFTEAAVILEQTTTAEELVDFITRPGYELLIA, from the coding sequence ATGGCAGAACAGATCACAATTGATAATGGCGTTGTTGAAAACGAACTTGCCATTAATGCTAGCACTGTCGATGGACAAGAAACGGTATTAACAGTAGGTGCGTTAAGTTTACTTAAAACGCTCTGTAAGCATTTTGCTAGCGATGTACCTTCGCTACTGGTTGATCGAAAGATTAAACAGGGACTCGTCGATAAAGGTCAGTTGCCAGATTTTCTAGAACAAACAAAAGCCGTTCGCGATAGCGAATGGAAGATCAGAGGGATCCCCGATGATTTGCAAGATAGACGCGTTGAAATAACTGGGCCTGTTGATCGGAAAATGGTGATCAATGCGCTTAACGCAAATGCAAAAGTGTTTATGGCTGATTTTGAAGATTCGCTTGCGCCGAGTTGGGATAAGGTGGTCGAAGGCCAGATTAATCTACGCGATGCGATTACAGGGAATATTAGTTATACCTCGGCAGAAACGGGTAAATCATATACGTTAGCTGCAGATCCAGCCGTGTTGATCTGTCGTGTACGCGGCCTGCATATGCTAGAGAAGCATGTCAGCTATGCTGAACAAGCTATACCTGCAGCGTTATTTGATTTCTGTATCTATTTTTATAATAACTACCGTCAATTACTCAGTAAGGGCAGTGGTCCGTATTTTTATATCCCTAAACTGGAAAGTCATCTTGAGGCTCGCTGGTGGGCAAAGGTTTTTGCTTTTGTGGAGCAGCGTTTTTGTCTACCGCCTGGCACGATTAAATGTACCTGCTTAATTGAAACCTTGCCTGCTGTCTTTGAGATGGATGAGATTTTGTATGAGTTACGCTCAAATATCGTGGCACTCAATTGTGGCCGTTGGGACTATATATTTAGCTATATCAAAACGTTGAATAACCATAGTGACCGTATTTTACCTGACAGACAATCTGTCACCATGGATACACCGTTTCTTAGTGCCTACTCGCGCTTGTTGGTTAAAACATGTCATAAACGCGGTGCACTCGCAATGGGCGGAATGGCAGCCTTTATTCCAACAAAAGACCCAATTGCTAACCAACAGATCTTAGATAAAGTGCGTCAGGATAAGCAACTTGAAGCGCGTAATGGTCATGATGGCACTTGGGTTGCTCATCCTGGCTTGGCTGATACCGCAATGGAGGTCTTCAATGAGTACATTGGCGAAGATCATGTCAATCAATTGCATATTACTCGTGATGTTGATGCACCTATCCTAGCTCATGAACTATTGTCGGCGTGCAAAGGTGAGCGAACAGAGGATGGAATGCGTCGAAATATCCGTATAGCGCTGCGGTATATAGAGGCATGGATCAATGGTAATGGCTGCGTGCCTCTATATGGCTTAATGGAAGATGCTGCGACGGCGGAGATCTCTCGCACCTCTATTTGGCAGTGGATTAAGCATCAGCAGCAGCTATCGAACGGCACATTAGTGACCAAGTCTTTGTTCAAAGAGATGTTGCTTCAAGAGTTGGCTCAAGTTAAAGAGGAGGTGGGGGCAGATAGATTCACCCATGGCCGTTTTACTGAGGCTGCGGTTATTCTGGAACAAACGACCACCGCTGAAGAACTGGTCGATTTTATCACTCGGCCAGGTTATGAGCTGCTTATTGCATAG
- a CDS encoding HDOD domain-containing protein, with protein MQDSKLKGADYWTQRISEQEMPALCSTIKTLERLAKDDVSSLAILGQSVMHDNALTSRILRVANSVTYNKGGAQVTTVSKAAVVLGFDAIKNICITAKLLSSLLESEGLSEGVYKRLISLMAKSFQAAMFTKMLMHDHDDELQEEVFIASLLYHLGESAFWGTGSTETLVLDSKLNQCESSSERDQAVRTVLGTSFQQLSAGIARNWGLGSILIMSLSQPDERTPEIRSIFLANKLSDLLSQPLPSMLELSKRLKQTADILDIEVDELKGRMISCHKATELMAEAYGAKVLVDYLPDVKHLLIEHQIEVQQPVIRGSNPLEQLKCLRALTQCALKKSDFNQVLSIALQGVLQGVGVDRCAVLLLTPDRKILQPRIVLGDGAAEMKKNFSIELSGTKNLFQESIQFKSALFVDNPHSAKWRLYMDDTLRSLVSPTGFMLAPLIMNHTVIGVLFADRDSSGRRLSEEDFLGFSHFAELSNVCFSATMN; from the coding sequence ATGCAAGATAGCAAGTTAAAAGGCGCTGATTATTGGACGCAGCGGATCAGTGAGCAAGAGATGCCCGCGCTATGTTCAACGATTAAAACCTTAGAGAGGCTGGCGAAAGATGATGTGTCATCTCTTGCTATATTAGGTCAGAGCGTTATGCATGATAATGCGCTGACATCCCGTATTCTGCGTGTTGCAAACAGCGTGACATACAATAAGGGCGGCGCTCAAGTGACGACGGTGAGTAAGGCGGCGGTTGTCTTGGGCTTCGATGCGATCAAAAATATATGTATTACTGCAAAGTTACTGAGTAGTTTATTAGAGTCGGAAGGCTTATCTGAAGGTGTTTATAAGCGCCTGATTAGTTTAATGGCAAAGTCGTTTCAGGCGGCGATGTTTACTAAAATGCTGATGCACGATCATGATGATGAACTCCAGGAAGAGGTGTTTATTGCGTCACTGCTTTATCATTTGGGTGAGAGTGCATTTTGGGGCACAGGTTCCACTGAAACCTTAGTGTTAGACAGTAAACTGAATCAGTGTGAGTCATCATCTGAGCGTGATCAAGCGGTCAGAACGGTATTAGGAACGAGCTTTCAACAGCTTTCAGCAGGCATAGCACGTAATTGGGGCTTAGGCAGTATTCTCATTATGTCGTTAAGCCAACCGGATGAACGAACACCTGAAATTCGCAGTATTTTTCTGGCAAATAAGTTGAGCGATCTTCTATCGCAACCGCTGCCTTCGATGCTTGAACTATCAAAAAGATTGAAACAAACCGCTGATATCCTTGATATTGAGGTTGATGAACTAAAAGGACGCATGATCAGTTGCCATAAAGCCACAGAACTAATGGCTGAGGCCTATGGTGCAAAAGTTTTAGTTGATTATTTACCTGATGTGAAGCACCTATTAATTGAACACCAGATCGAAGTTCAACAACCTGTTATACGGGGTTCAAACCCGCTAGAACAGTTGAAATGCCTGCGAGCCTTGACGCAATGTGCATTAAAAAAGTCTGACTTTAATCAGGTTTTATCGATTGCGTTACAAGGCGTTCTGCAAGGGGTTGGGGTAGATCGGTGTGCAGTATTGTTGTTAACGCCGGACAGAAAGATACTGCAGCCACGCATTGTATTAGGTGATGGTGCCGCTGAGATGAAAAAAAACTTCTCGATAGAACTCAGTGGGACGAAAAATTTGTTTCAAGAATCGATTCAATTCAAAAGTGCGCTGTTTGTAGATAATCCTCATTCCGCCAAATGGAGGCTGTATATGGATGATACATTGAGAAGCCTAGTATCACCGACAGGATTTATGCTGGCACCGCTGATAATGAACCACACGGTTATTGGTGTGTTATTCGCAGATAGAGATAGTTCAGGAAGACGTTTAAGTGAAGAGGATTTCTTAGGTTTTAGCCACTTTGCTGAACTTTCAAATGTTTGCTTTTCAGCGACAATGAACTAA
- a CDS encoding nuclear transport factor 2 family protein, translated as MSVLLGFNAAAQTVSQNDDKQQAATLLNNLNTYSANADWDNYFDLYADNGIFIGTDANEHWDKAQFEQYARPTKGWRYDLTSRAMTQHGDVIWFDELLNSPSYGVSRGTGTLIKTAQGWKIAQYHLSFPIPNEIAKTITAEIIAAGSQ; from the coding sequence ATGTCCGTCCTGCTTGGATTCAATGCCGCCGCGCAAACTGTCAGCCAAAATGATGATAAACAGCAAGCAGCGACCCTACTCAACAACCTCAATACCTATTCGGCAAACGCTGACTGGGACAACTATTTTGATCTTTACGCAGACAATGGCATCTTTATTGGTACCGATGCAAATGAACACTGGGATAAGGCGCAATTTGAACAATATGCGCGACCAACAAAAGGCTGGCGTTATGACCTAACCAGCCGCGCAATGACTCAGCACGGTGACGTCATCTGGTTTGATGAACTCCTTAATAGCCCATCTTATGGAGTAAGCCGTGGCACGGGCACCTTAATAAAAACAGCACAAGGTTGGAAGATAGCCCAGTATCACTTGAGCTTTCCCATTCCCAATGAGATAGCTAAAACCATTACCGCGGAAATTATTGCCGCTGGGTCTCAGTAA
- a CDS encoding zinc-dependent peptidase — protein sequence MLAILLIILISASAILWIASRTWRVNRRREQLTQTPFPHAWRAILKKRIPFFRSLPADLQLQLKKHIQVFIAEKQFVGCDGLEIDDDIRVTVAAQACLLLLNRKTDFYPHLKEILIYPSVFIVNNEQRDSNGLVSERRRVLSGESWQHSKVILSWQTAKEGAAVPNDGSNVVIHEFAHQLDQEDGHANGAPILTHSQDYASWSTVMMQEYQHLVEASQSQQYSLFSYYGATNPAEFFAVISEVFFEQPHDFLALHTALYNELSSFYKLDPVNWH from the coding sequence ATGCTCGCTATTTTATTGATAATACTGATTAGCGCTAGCGCTATCTTGTGGATTGCCAGCCGTACATGGCGAGTAAACAGGCGCAGAGAACAGCTAACTCAAACGCCCTTCCCTCATGCATGGCGAGCCATTCTTAAAAAGCGGATCCCTTTTTTCCGCTCACTCCCGGCAGACCTGCAGTTACAGCTGAAAAAACATATCCAAGTGTTTATTGCCGAAAAGCAGTTCGTTGGTTGTGATGGACTAGAGATTGATGATGATATCCGTGTCACCGTCGCCGCTCAGGCGTGTTTACTGCTACTCAATAGAAAGACTGATTTCTACCCACACTTAAAAGAGATCCTTATCTATCCCTCGGTATTCATCGTTAACAATGAGCAACGTGACTCAAATGGGCTGGTATCGGAGCGCCGTCGAGTCCTATCGGGCGAATCTTGGCAGCACAGCAAGGTCATTCTATCGTGGCAAACGGCTAAAGAGGGCGCTGCTGTGCCCAATGACGGCAGCAATGTGGTTATCCATGAGTTTGCTCACCAGCTTGACCAAGAAGATGGCCATGCCAACGGCGCGCCGATCTTAACCCACTCACAGGACTATGCATCTTGGTCAACGGTGATGATGCAGGAGTATCAACATCTAGTTGAAGCAAGCCAGAGCCAACAATACTCTTTATTTAGCTATTATGGTGCGACAAATCCTGCTGAGTTTTTTGCAGTAATAAGCGAAGTTTTTTTCGAGCAGCCACACGACTTCCTTGCTTTACATACGGCACTCTATAACGAGTTAAGTTCTTTTTATAAACTCGATCCCGTAAACTGGCACTAG
- a CDS encoding CopG family transcriptional regulator, whose amino-acid sequence MGLTDLKKSSTPSKSAHQKIHSSQLALDDLIDDFINDANRYAVGEEQLAPSTNMVIALNTSKSQSNLSSLKQLADDVGVVVQPTTAKVKRITKGDAPFRKSTFTLSESAITHLAVLADDGDVAKSKLVRFLIEHYFNMTPQERKEIEKRIIVE is encoded by the coding sequence ATGGGTCTGACCGATCTCAAGAAAAGCTCTACGCCGTCTAAGTCAGCTCATCAAAAAATCCATAGCTCCCAGTTAGCCTTAGATGATTTAATTGATGATTTTATTAATGATGCTAATCGCTATGCTGTTGGAGAGGAGCAACTCGCTCCGTCAACAAATATGGTGATAGCGCTAAACACTAGCAAGAGCCAGTCTAATTTATCTAGTTTAAAGCAACTTGCAGACGATGTCGGCGTTGTAGTGCAGCCGACCACAGCAAAAGTGAAGAGAATAACCAAAGGAGATGCACCGTTTAGAAAATCAACATTCACCCTGAGTGAATCGGCTATTACTCACCTAGCGGTTTTAGCCGATGACGGCGATGTTGCTAAGTCCAAATTGGTGCGCTTTTTAATTGAACATTATTTCAATATGACACCACAAGAGAGAAAAGAGATAGAGAAACGTATTATTGTTGAGTAA
- a CDS encoding AAA family ATPase, giving the protein MIILVGGEKGGSGKSCLAQNIAVFLTAECQASVIMVDCDPQRTTSDWIHARNNNSDLPGINCVQLYGKIRNDLLSLEQHYDYVIVDCGGQDNLALRATMSVASHVLMPLRPKRRDLKTVSHMDDIVATCMMINPKMRATFVITQCPSLPNQANRIFEAKEVCKTYDINVLDAITYSRNIYDDSEESGLSVLEIEPKGKAANEIRGIATELLQVANSTEIRNRIAEKQIKKMRGEYGSDRSQEKLYAV; this is encoded by the coding sequence ATGATTATATTAGTTGGTGGTGAAAAAGGCGGTAGTGGCAAGAGCTGTCTAGCGCAAAATATTGCCGTTTTCTTAACAGCAGAATGCCAAGCTTCTGTGATTATGGTTGACTGCGATCCTCAACGTACCACGTCAGATTGGATCCACGCCAGAAATAACAATTCAGATTTGCCGGGTATCAACTGCGTACAACTATATGGAAAAATACGTAATGACTTGCTGAGTCTGGAACAGCACTATGACTACGTCATTGTTGATTGTGGTGGTCAAGACAACCTTGCATTGCGCGCAACAATGTCAGTTGCATCCCATGTACTTATGCCGCTTAGACCCAAGCGACGCGATCTTAAAACCGTGAGCCACATGGATGATATTGTCGCTACATGCATGATGATTAACCCTAAAATGCGCGCAACATTTGTTATTACCCAATGCCCTAGTTTACCCAACCAAGCCAACCGTATTTTTGAAGCTAAAGAGGTGTGCAAGACCTATGACATCAATGTTCTCGATGCCATTACTTATAGTCGAAATATCTATGATGACAGTGAAGAGTCTGGCTTATCTGTTTTAGAAATAGAGCCAAAAGGAAAAGCAGCCAACGAGATCCGTGGCATTGCCACAGAATTGCTGCAAGTTGCTAATTCAACAGAGATACGCAACCGTATCGCTGAAAAACAGATAAAAAAGATGAGAGGTGAATATGGGTCTGACCGATCTCAAGAAAAGCTCTACGCCGTCTAA
- a CDS encoding DUF3820 family protein: MDEKLLQQAISQKMPFGKYAGRYLLELPEPYLVWFHSKGFPEGKLGQQLALMYEVKLNGLEGMLQPLLDKVKQAR, from the coding sequence GTGGATGAGAAACTATTACAACAAGCGATTAGTCAGAAAATGCCGTTTGGCAAATATGCTGGCCGTTATTTACTTGAGCTACCCGAACCGTACTTAGTGTGGTTCCATTCAAAAGGTTTTCCTGAGGGCAAACTTGGACAACAACTGGCATTAATGTATGAGGTGAAGCTCAATGGTCTAGAAGGCATGTTGCAACCACTACTCGATAAGGTAAAACAGGCTCGATAA
- a CDS encoding NrfJ: MIAKLVKLAAAATLALGMSSAWAQGVMHEGTVMDTMNGGGYTYVQIKEADQTFWAAGPQIEVKKGDKVVVQEQMWMNDFASKTLNRTFDKLLFVGRIDKK, encoded by the coding sequence ATGATAGCTAAACTAGTTAAATTGGCTGCTGCAGCAACACTTGCTCTTGGTATGTCTAGCGCTTGGGCTCAAGGTGTTATGCATGAAGGTACTGTCATGGATACTATGAATGGCGGCGGTTATACCTATGTACAGATTAAAGAAGCAGACCAAACCTTTTGGGCTGCTGGTCCACAAATCGAAGTTAAGAAAGGCGACAAGGTCGTAGTTCAAGAGCAGATGTGGATGAATGACTTTGCCAGCAAAACCTTAAATCGTACTTTTGACAAGCTGTTGTTTGTTGGTCGTATCGATAAGAAGTAA
- a CDS encoding GNAT family N-acetyltransferase yields the protein MLKIIPYRKCYALQVSQLFHLAINAIEEGVYSAAEKQAWSFAPRSSYHWHKRLSRSKAWLMVDDSREVQGNPLCCGVVNLETHFTSRGYIDSLYVHPSFQHQGIAAALFNQLQTWAISANISNLSVDASKLSKPLFLSHGFRLNHRSYQEKRGQIIMGYLMTKALTVPRQA from the coding sequence ATGCTCAAAATTATTCCCTATAGAAAGTGTTATGCACTGCAAGTCAGCCAGCTGTTTCATCTGGCAATTAACGCCATTGAAGAGGGGGTTTACTCGGCAGCTGAAAAGCAAGCTTGGTCGTTCGCCCCTCGTTCCAGCTACCATTGGCACAAAAGATTATCTCGTTCAAAAGCCTGGTTAATGGTAGATGACTCGCGTGAAGTACAAGGCAATCCTTTATGCTGTGGCGTGGTAAACCTAGAAACGCATTTTACTAGTCGCGGTTATATCGACAGTCTTTATGTTCACCCCAGTTTTCAACATCAAGGGATAGCTGCAGCACTGTTTAACCAATTACAAACCTGGGCTATTAGTGCAAATATCAGCAACTTATCCGTTGATGCCTCAAAGCTATCTAAACCGCTGTTTCTATCTCATGGGTTTAGACTGAACCATCGCAGTTATCAAGAAAAGCGTGGTCAAATCATAATGGGTTATTTAATGACTAAAGCCCTGACTGTGCCGAGGCAAGCTTAA
- a CDS encoding GNAT family N-acetyltransferase, protein MCVRRFNPRDVEQLTTLFHLSVTQGASSHYSVEERAVWSASPRSHQNWLTRLQPTTTWVAEEGSVITGFINLKPAQLKLQSDNKEWLCADIDCLFSHPEFTGRGVATALYKGLEEFAVAEQIRELTVEASFLAKPFFEKQGYEVLSKNQHPRAGQVLVNFSMHKILTMV, encoded by the coding sequence ATGTGTGTGAGACGATTTAACCCCCGAGATGTTGAACAACTTACGACTTTGTTTCATTTAAGCGTTACACAAGGCGCAAGCAGTCATTACAGTGTTGAGGAAAGGGCTGTTTGGTCTGCTTCGCCTAGGAGTCATCAAAATTGGCTAACAAGATTGCAACCAACCACTACTTGGGTGGCTGAAGAAGGCAGTGTTATTACTGGGTTTATCAACTTAAAACCAGCACAGCTTAAGCTGCAGTCGGATAATAAAGAGTGGCTTTGCGCTGATATTGATTGTCTCTTTAGCCACCCAGAGTTTACAGGCAGAGGGGTCGCAACGGCGCTTTATAAAGGTTTAGAAGAGTTTGCTGTAGCGGAGCAGATAAGGGAGCTTACAGTTGAGGCCTCTTTTCTGGCTAAACCCTTTTTCGAGAAACAGGGTTATGAAGTGCTTTCTAAAAACCAGCATCCACGCGCTGGACAAGTGTTAGTCAACTTTAGCATGCATAAAATACTGACAATGGTCTAA
- a CDS encoding bifunctional metallophosphatase/5'-nucleotidase — MTSNYTLKLAHINDTHSHFDANRLQFTFTEQQQELTLYTHSGGYARIGYQLSQAKLSAKAKQQSFLFLHGGDSFQGTLYFNEFKGKANSDLLNLLKPDAMVLGNHEIDAGNGPVLDFLNDIQFPLLAGNMDLSQESLDKKARLACHPNLYDYDNDSQTAKYILKPLQDKQVAIVGITLDQMKEIARPDEDTHFINAIETTRRTVTKLHAEGIYHIIVLSHLGLDQDKILAQEVAGISLIVGGHSHTLQGDFRELGLSNIPYAERVNNTPILHAGKYAETIGIADVTFDDKGSVISLNGANYFMLDQQFILQAGEGEVSADNYLAIRAKLDANPAIYWDGEDSVVQQTILKKYRPSLDALDNQILGFVPRNLVHTRLPSKALPHGSEIAPWVSRSMYQETTKIGIEVDFALHNAGGVRQSLNKGQLSLAEVIGRILPFDLPLVTYQIQGKYLFEMLESAINAATNNCVIGTGAGSFPYTYGLKYFYDGRQTLGKRIVKLEIMRKVDGIAQWLDVEPQQHYIGVSSAYTASGKEGYSPILQSNWQRSVEQLTLPSAFIRFVSRAETLAEVIEPQVHYTSHRS; from the coding sequence ATGACGTCTAATTACACTTTAAAACTTGCCCACATCAACGACACACATTCTCATTTCGACGCAAATAGACTGCAGTTTACGTTCACCGAGCAACAACAAGAGCTAACGCTGTACACCCATAGCGGCGGGTATGCACGCATAGGTTACCAACTTTCTCAGGCCAAGTTATCGGCCAAAGCCAAGCAGCAATCGTTTCTGTTTTTACATGGCGGCGACAGCTTTCAAGGCACACTTTACTTTAATGAGTTCAAAGGCAAAGCCAATTCTGACCTTCTGAATCTACTAAAGCCCGATGCCATGGTGCTCGGAAATCATGAAATTGATGCCGGTAACGGTCCAGTGTTAGATTTCCTAAACGATATCCAATTCCCGTTACTTGCCGGTAATATGGATTTAAGCCAAGAAAGCTTAGACAAAAAAGCGCGCCTAGCGTGCCACCCAAACCTGTACGATTACGACAATGACTCGCAGACGGCGAAATATATTTTAAAGCCATTGCAGGACAAGCAAGTCGCTATCGTCGGCATCACGCTTGATCAAATGAAAGAGATTGCTCGTCCCGACGAAGATACCCATTTTATCAATGCCATTGAAACCACCAGACGCACTGTTACTAAACTCCATGCTGAAGGCATTTACCACATCATAGTGCTAAGTCACCTCGGTCTGGACCAAGATAAAATACTCGCCCAAGAGGTTGCTGGGATCAGTTTGATTGTTGGCGGCCACTCTCATACGTTACAAGGTGATTTTCGCGAATTGGGCTTGAGCAATATTCCCTATGCTGAACGCGTTAATAACACCCCGATTCTGCATGCAGGAAAGTACGCCGAAACCATCGGCATCGCGGATGTTACTTTTGATGACAAAGGCAGTGTAATCAGCCTTAACGGCGCTAACTACTTTATGCTTGATCAGCAATTTATTTTACAAGCTGGTGAGGGCGAAGTGAGCGCAGATAATTATCTTGCCATCCGCGCCAAACTTGATGCAAACCCAGCGATATATTGGGATGGCGAAGACAGCGTCGTTCAGCAAACCATTCTCAAAAAATATCGTCCAAGTCTCGACGCGTTAGATAATCAAATTCTCGGTTTTGTACCCAGAAACCTAGTTCATACCCGCTTGCCTAGCAAAGCCCTACCTCATGGCAGTGAGATAGCACCTTGGGTTAGTCGGAGTATGTACCAAGAAACCACGAAGATTGGTATTGAGGTTGATTTTGCGCTACATAATGCTGGGGGAGTAAGGCAATCACTCAATAAAGGTCAATTAAGCCTTGCTGAGGTTATTGGCCGCATCCTGCCATTTGACTTACCTTTAGTGACCTACCAAATCCAAGGGAAGTATCTATTTGAGATGCTGGAATCTGCCATTAATGCCGCAACGAACAACTGCGTGATAGGCACTGGGGCCGGCAGTTTTCCATACACCTATGGTCTTAAATACTTTTATGATGGCAGACAAACCTTAGGTAAACGCATCGTTAAACTCGAAATTATGCGCAAAGTCGATGGTATAGCGCAGTGGCTTGATGTTGAGCCGCAGCAACATTATATCGGCGTGTCATCGGCATATACCGCATCGGGGAAAGAGGGATACTCACCGATATTGCAGTCCAACTGGCAGCGCAGTGTCGAACAATTAACCTTACCCAGCGCCTTTATTCGTTTCGTCAGTCGAGCAGAAACGCTAGCTGAAGTGATAGAGCCACAAGTTCATTACACTAGCCATAGAAGTTAA
- a CDS encoding CNNM domain-containing protein has translation MITLIIIVFVAITISFLCSVFEAVLLSVTPSYIATLAGTKPAAAARLKKQKENVESPLVSILTLNTIAHTVGAAVAGAQAAKVFGDEMLGVFSGVLTFLILFFSEIIPKTLGANYWRSLAPTVSVALVWMERTTRPLIWMSKQVTQLMGKGDEGQYIRQEMSAMAEIGRVSGELDEQESKILTQMLSVKEMPVTTIMTPRTVMFKLPTTLTQGDFAAKYMAKPFTRIPVYKDEPDNIIGYINRNDVLLAERKTPKESIAVLKKNLLVIPETAKILPLFELMIKRNTKIAMVVDEYGSGEGIVTLEDIVESLLGLEIVDSNDPVTDMQQLARKLWSRRMKHKGIVLSDDGEFDDKPDKS, from the coding sequence ATGATAACTCTTATCATTATAGTATTTGTCGCCATTACTATCTCTTTTCTTTGTAGTGTGTTTGAAGCAGTTCTACTCTCAGTCACGCCCAGTTATATCGCCACTCTTGCCGGAACAAAACCCGCAGCAGCAGCTAGGTTGAAGAAACAAAAAGAAAACGTTGAATCTCCACTCGTATCTATCCTTACTTTAAATACCATAGCGCACACAGTTGGAGCCGCAGTAGCTGGCGCACAAGCCGCTAAAGTGTTTGGTGACGAGATGCTAGGCGTATTCTCTGGTGTGCTTACCTTTCTGATTTTGTTCTTCTCAGAGATCATCCCTAAAACACTAGGGGCAAACTACTGGCGCTCACTGGCACCAACAGTTTCAGTCGCACTAGTATGGATGGAGCGTACAACACGGCCACTCATCTGGATGTCTAAGCAGGTTACCCAGCTTATGGGCAAAGGCGATGAAGGCCAATATATTCGTCAAGAGATGAGCGCCATGGCTGAGATTGGTAGAGTATCGGGCGAACTAGACGAGCAAGAGTCTAAGATTTTGACGCAAATGTTGTCAGTGAAAGAGATGCCTGTTACCACAATAATGACGCCAAGAACGGTGATGTTTAAGCTGCCAACAACCTTAACCCAAGGCGATTTTGCGGCTAAATATATGGCAAAGCCTTTTACTCGAATTCCGGTTTATAAAGATGAGCCTGATAACATCATCGGCTATATTAACCGCAATGACGTATTGCTTGCAGAGCGTAAGACACCGAAAGAATCGATTGCCGTGTTGAAGAAGAACTTGTTGGTCATCCCTGAAACCGCAAAAATTCTCCCACTATTTGAGCTTATGATTAAACGTAATACCAAGATTGCGATGGTTGTTGATGAATACGGCTCAGGTGAAGGCATTGTTACCTTAGAAGATATCGTCGAATCCCTGCTCGGACTAGAAATTGTCGATTCGAATGACCCTGTCACAGATATGCAGCAATTAGCGCGTAAATTGTGGAGTCGTAGAATGAAGCACAAAGGCATTGTGCTGTCAGACGACGGTGAATTTGATGACAAGCCCGATAAGAGCTAA